One region of Haloprofundus salilacus genomic DNA includes:
- a CDS encoding protein-L-isoaspartate O-methyltransferase family protein produces the protein MDPAVLREDMVDGLERALGDHLDEDVDVAMRTVPRHEFVDDHPYANKDTTENGSRVLAPSTVARLLSVLGPADGDNVLVVGAGVGYTAAVVAELVGDANVQAIDISRRMVLYARQRLAETGYEGVLVDCRDGVSGYPEYAPFDRILLEAAAIRPPRSLVDQLAPSGRLVFPMGGPQQRLVAVEPGCDAAGPDGVVERYGPVQFAPMLVDGEQPDGVARNRTVREDREYHESGWHARTGWEQEWVDWDEHL, from the coding sequence ATGGACCCCGCGGTACTGCGCGAGGACATGGTCGACGGCCTCGAACGGGCGCTGGGCGACCACCTCGACGAAGACGTCGACGTGGCGATGCGGACGGTTCCGCGCCACGAGTTCGTCGACGACCACCCGTACGCGAACAAGGATACGACCGAGAACGGCAGCCGCGTGCTCGCTCCGTCGACGGTCGCGCGACTGCTCTCTGTGCTCGGCCCGGCCGACGGCGACAACGTCCTCGTCGTCGGCGCGGGCGTCGGCTACACCGCTGCCGTCGTCGCCGAACTGGTCGGGGACGCGAACGTACAGGCGATCGATATCTCGCGGCGGATGGTGCTCTACGCGCGCCAGCGCCTCGCCGAGACCGGCTACGAGGGAGTGCTCGTCGACTGTCGGGACGGCGTGAGCGGCTACCCCGAGTACGCCCCCTTCGACCGGATTCTCCTCGAAGCGGCGGCGATTCGGCCGCCGCGTTCGCTCGTCGACCAGCTCGCTCCCTCGGGGAGACTCGTCTTTCCGATGGGCGGCCCGCAGCAGCGACTCGTCGCCGTCGAACCCGGTTGCGACGCTGCGGGACCGGACGGCGTCGTCGAGCGCTACGGACCGGTGCAGTTCGCGCCGATGCTCGTCGACGGCGAGCAACCGGACGGAGTGGCGCGGAACCGGACGGTTCGAGAGGACCGCGAGTACCACGAGAGCGGGTGGCACGCCCGCACCGGGTGGGAGCAGGAGTGGGTCGACTGGGACGAACACCTCTGA
- a CDS encoding methyltransferase domain-containing protein: protein MPTVHRSGFDTETLFLLWTARETGVLDALTSRAGTADAVAAETEVTPEAAHVVVESLADLGFLERVGDEYEVTNRALGFLAKRDVRSIGRLPHALDVLDAYTALPETMATGRPPELSEESTVNRLGAHAATDEAVVRAGVTAAVRLAPRAERVLNVAGGSGVYAREFVARGFEVTMCDGAEVVEFVAPALEHEDVTLDERSLTTIADGTYDLVFGENLCRSLGVAEIRTLLSTVEDALSPRGAAVFVEPVRGRSSGAVRAATEALATGSGGAYRETQYREWFAEAELERVRVDDVPGTDRQAVGGYKRRVD, encoded by the coding sequence ATGCCGACCGTACATCGTTCGGGGTTCGACACCGAGACGCTGTTTCTGCTCTGGACGGCCCGCGAGACAGGGGTACTCGACGCGCTGACGAGTCGGGCCGGAACCGCCGACGCCGTCGCCGCCGAGACCGAGGTGACGCCTGAAGCCGCGCACGTCGTCGTCGAGTCGCTCGCCGACCTCGGTTTTCTCGAACGCGTCGGCGACGAGTACGAGGTGACGAACCGAGCGCTCGGCTTCCTCGCGAAGCGCGACGTGCGCTCCATCGGTCGTCTTCCGCACGCGCTCGACGTGCTCGACGCCTACACTGCGCTCCCCGAGACGATGGCGACGGGGCGACCTCCGGAACTGTCCGAGGAGTCGACGGTCAACCGACTCGGCGCGCACGCCGCGACCGACGAAGCGGTCGTCAGAGCGGGCGTCACCGCCGCGGTTCGCCTCGCGCCGCGCGCCGAGCGCGTACTGAACGTCGCCGGCGGGTCGGGCGTCTACGCCCGCGAGTTCGTCGCCCGCGGCTTTGAGGTGACGATGTGTGACGGTGCCGAAGTCGTCGAGTTCGTCGCCCCGGCGCTCGAACACGAGGACGTGACGCTCGACGAGCGGTCGCTGACGACGATAGCCGACGGAACATACGACCTCGTCTTCGGCGAGAACCTCTGTCGGTCGCTCGGCGTCGCGGAGATTCGGACGCTGCTGTCGACGGTCGAAGACGCGCTGTCGCCGCGCGGCGCGGCCGTCTTCGTCGAACCCGTCCGGGGGCGTTCGTCGGGGGCGGTTCGGGCGGCGACGGAAGCGCTCGCCACCGGGAGCGGCGGCGCGTACCGCGAAACGCAGTACCGCGAGTGGTTCGCCGAGGCCGAACTTGAGCGCGTCCGCGTCGACGACGTGCCGGGGACCGACCGGCAGGCCGTCGGGGGGTACAAGCGCCGAGTTGATTAG
- the crcB gene encoding fluoride efflux transporter CrcB, with amino-acid sequence MTADHPLVRLETLALVAIGGFAGANLRFLFADALPGLGGTLAANALGSFALGVVLYETMYVGVVAAETRVAVATGFLSSFTTYSTFALQSMQAGPVLLVANVVANYALGFAGVLTGRSLVNAVARRWSR; translated from the coding sequence ATGACCGCAGACCACCCGCTCGTTCGACTCGAAACGCTCGCCCTCGTCGCTATCGGCGGATTTGCCGGAGCGAACCTCCGATTTCTCTTCGCCGACGCACTCCCCGGTCTCGGCGGAACGTTGGCTGCGAACGCGCTCGGCAGTTTCGCGCTCGGCGTCGTCCTCTACGAGACGATGTATGTGGGCGTCGTCGCCGCCGAAACGCGCGTTGCTGTCGCGACGGGCTTTCTCTCCTCGTTTACTACCTACAGCACGTTCGCGCTCCAGTCGATGCAAGCCGGACCGGTACTCCTCGTCGCGAACGTCGTCGCGAACTACGCGCTCGGGTTCGCAGGCGTCTTGACGGGCCGCTCGCTCGTGAACGCCGTTGCCCGGAGGTGGAGTCGATGA
- the crcB gene encoding fluoride efflux transporter CrcB, translating into MMALEPAHLVGTGGAIGALLRYAVGQLVDDGSFPLSTLTVNVLGSFVLGVVTFAGVGDSALLLVGTGACGSFTTFSSFSFETVRLWEMDEKRRAVANATVNLVGAGLALGVAWLVASGRVF; encoded by the coding sequence ATGATGGCGCTCGAACCGGCGCATCTCGTCGGGACTGGCGGGGCTATCGGTGCGTTGCTGCGGTACGCCGTCGGACAACTCGTAGACGACGGGTCGTTTCCGCTATCGACGTTAACCGTGAACGTTCTCGGGAGCTTCGTCCTCGGCGTGGTCACCTTCGCGGGCGTCGGCGATAGCGCCCTGCTCCTCGTCGGCACGGGCGCGTGCGGGTCGTTCACGACGTTCTCGTCGTTCTCGTTCGAGACGGTCCGTCTCTGGGAGATGGACGAGAAACGACGCGCCGTGGCGAACGCGACGGTGAACCTGGTCGGGGCAGGCCTCGCTCTCGGTGTGGCGTGGCTCGTCGCCTCCGGCCGTGTGTTCTGA
- the pcm gene encoding protein-L-isoaspartate O-methyltransferase, whose product MDFETARKRMVDRLVERDRIEREATADALRTVPRHEFVPPERQGAAYWDRPLPIGGGQTISAPHMVAIVTDLLALDPGDRVLEIGTGRGYHAAVTAETLAQIERDGGSDESDDAELYSVEYDPELADRARETLSEHGYDIDVRTGDGYEGWDDHAPYDRAYLTCAPESLPDRVVEQVRPGGCVVGPVGRGRQTLVRAWRREDGALDRETHGGVRFVPMRRGDD is encoded by the coding sequence ATGGTCGACCGACTCGTCGAACGCGACCGAATCGAACGGGAGGCGACGGCCGACGCGCTCCGAACTGTCCCGCGTCATGAGTTCGTTCCGCCGGAGCGACAGGGGGCCGCCTACTGGGACCGACCGCTGCCCATCGGCGGCGGACAGACGATCAGCGCGCCACACATGGTCGCCATCGTTACCGACCTGCTCGCGCTCGACCCCGGCGACCGGGTTCTCGAAATCGGAACCGGTCGCGGCTACCACGCGGCCGTCACCGCCGAGACGCTCGCACAGATCGAACGAGATGGCGGAAGCGACGAGAGCGACGACGCAGAACTCTACAGCGTCGAGTACGACCCTGAACTGGCCGATCGCGCCCGCGAGACGCTGTCCGAGCACGGCTACGACATCGACGTCCGCACCGGCGACGGCTACGAGGGGTGGGACGACCACGCGCCGTACGACCGCGCGTACCTCACCTGCGCGCCCGAGTCGCTTCCGGATCGAGTGGTCGAACAGGTCCGACCGGGCGGCTGCGTGGTCGGGCCAGTCGGCCGGGGGCGACAGACGCTCGTTCGGGCGTGGCGACGCGAAGATGGCGCTCTCGACCGCGAGACTCACGGCGGCGTTCGGTTCGTTCCGATGCGTCGCGGCGACGATTGA
- a CDS encoding DNA-directed RNA polymerase subunit H, protein MVDVSQHKLVPEHTLVDEEAVDEVLQEYNVKRTNLPKIKRKDPALPDEAEPGDVVRIVRNSRTTDQAVVYRLVIE, encoded by the coding sequence ATGGTAGACGTAAGCCAACACAAACTTGTCCCGGAACACACGCTCGTCGACGAGGAGGCCGTCGACGAAGTGCTACAGGAGTACAACGTCAAACGGACGAACCTGCCCAAGATCAAACGCAAAGATCCGGCGCTACCGGACGAAGCCGAACCCGGTGACGTCGTCAGAATCGTTCGCAACTCGCGAACCACCGACCAAGCAGTCGTATACCGACTAGTGATCGAATGA